The genomic DNA GTCGGTTTTGCCGTCGGGCTGTCTCTGTCCTATGCGGTGTACCAGGGCGCGGATGGGGCGCTGTTCGCGCTCGAGCCAGGCGCGCCGGGCGTGCGCCATGCGATCGCCGGCTGGACCGCCGCGTCGCTGCGCTTTGCCGACCCGGCACGGCCGGTGTTCGATGGCGCGGTGGCGCTGCGGCCGCTGCCGGGCTATCCCTTGCATCAACCGCCACCCATTCCCGCACAGTGAGAACAGCAATGACTATGTATCGCCTTGACGAATGGGCCGCTGCCCTCGATCCGACGGTGGACGCGGCCGACCTGGCTGCGGCCCGCGCCGGTTTCGCCCTGATGTGCCTGGCGCCCGTGGCCCCATCGTTCCGCGAGCTGGCCGAGCGCAGCCTGGCACTGGCGGCGCAGGGGCGCAGCGAGGTGCTGTTCGATCGGTTCGGCCGTGTGGCCGCCTATGTGTCGTTCGCGTATCTCGACGCCCAGGCGGAACGGCAGCTGCTGCGCCATGGCGTGACGGCCTCGGTGGTGACGGCGGCGTGCAGCGGCGAGCGTTTATGGATCCTGGATTTCGCCGCGTTCGACGGCGGTGTGCGCGCCGTGCTCGGGATGCTGCAGGCCCGGTTGTTCGAGCAGGCCCGGTACGCCGGCTATTTTCGTTACAAGCATGGCCGCCGCATCGGCAAGATGGTGTCGCGTGCGGAACTGCGCGCCCACTGTCCCGCTGCCACGGTTGCGCTCACGGCCGCCCAGGCCCAGGCCGCGTTCCGCAACTACGCGCACGGGTCGCACGCTTCGCTGCGGCAAGCCATTTTGCTGGGCCGTTGCATGGCGCTGGCCTGCGCCGGCGGCCAGTTCGACGGACTCACGGCGCTGCAGGCCAAGCAGCGCCTTTGGACGCCGTTGTCGCTCAACCAGTACCAGCTCTACCATGACGCCGAACGTGTGCCGACCGGGCTCGTTACCTGGGCGCTGCTGGACGGCGCGGCGCTGGCGCGCCGCATTGCCGAGCCGTTGCACGAGCTGGCGCCGGAAGCGTGGAACGCAGGGACGGTGCGTTGTATCGGCGACATTCTGGGAAGCGCCGCGCACGCGCGGGCGATCGCGGCCGATCATCCCGGCCTGTTGCGTTACGACGTCACCGCGTTCGCACCCGCAGGGGTGGTGGCATGAGGGCGCCCGATCGCGCGGATGTCGCCCTGGCTCCCCCATGTCACGCGCTCGACGACGCCGCGGCCGGCCAGCTGTTCAACGCCGCCACGCGCCAGGTTCCCGTGCGCCTGCACCGTCGGCCGGAGGCGCGCGTCGTGTGGGTCAATCCGCGCGCGCTGCACGAGGACCCGGCCCGGCCCGCCGCGGTGCGACAACCGGAGGCCTACGGCGCCCATCTGATCGAGCACGTCGCGTGCGTGAGCGATGCCCCAGCGGCTGGCATGCGCCACGATGACGGCGCTGTCACGGGCTGGGCCGACCGTTACGGCGGCAGCGGCATCGGCCTGAATGGCGGCAGCGGTCGTGCGGCCGTCATCGGCGCCTACCACGTCAAGGGTACGGGACCGACGCCGCTGATCGGGGCGGGCACCGACCGCGCGCATGCCTCGGGCGGCGCGTACCTGGAAGAGTGCCTGCGCGAGGCCATCCTGTCCGAACTGGTGGCGGCGGAATTCCCGCACGGTGCCGTGCCCACGCTCGGTATCCTCGATACTGGCCTGGTGCAGCATTGGCCGCAGGCCGTTCCGCCCTGCAGCGAACCCCGTACCCTGCTGGTGCGGCCCGTGTTCCTGCGGCCGGCGCACTTCGAACGCGCCCACCAGTTCGCCGACGGCGACCCGCTGGGTGGGGCGCGCGACGAGGAGCGGGTAGCACGGTTCTTCGACCACGCCAGCCGCTGCTTCGGTCGCGCCGGGCTGGATGCGCTGTACCACACACTATGGTCACGCTGGGCCGCCCAGATGGCGTATGCCTGGGTGCACCGGCTGCCGCATTGCGGCGACAGCACATCCAATATCTGTTTCGACGGCCGTCTGGTGGACTTTGGCGCGATGGCGGCCATGCCCGGCTGGGCCAGCATCGGCACGATCTGGGGCGAGCTGCCGTTCGGCGACGAGCTGGCGCTGCTGCCACGTACCGCGCCGGTGTTGGCGCGCCACTGGGGCCGCCACGTCGACCCCGCGTTTGCGACACCGGAAGCGGTCATGGCCTTGTTGCAGGCAGCACGGCAGCGCTACTGCGAGGTCGTCAATATCGAGGTGTTGCGTCTGTGCGGCCTGGACCGGTCGCGCGCACAGGCTGTCGCGCAGGCCGAACAGGCAGCCACGGGCCCGGGCAGCCTGGGCAATGTGATCGCGCGGCTGATATCGCATTACCGCCGCGAGCACGCGACGATCTTCGACGGCACGCCGGCCTTGCGCCAGCCATGGGACATCACGGCGGTCTGGCAGCCCTCGGTGCCGCCGCACCTGGCCGGCCTGCGCCGGCTGCTGGCACGCCACGTGCCGGACGCCGGCGAGGAAGTGCAGGCACGGGCGGCGTTCCGTGCACGCGGCCGTCCGGCACTGTTCCGGGAAACGCTCAAGGCCACGTTGCATGCCGCGCTCGGCGCGGGTCTGGCTGGCGCCGCCGCGCCCGAGGTCGATGCCTACATTTGCCGCCAGATCGTCGATAACCGGCGCGATGGCGCGGACGATCCGGCCGACGCCGTGCCCATCGGTTTCGCCCGCAATGGCGACAGCGCCTATGCCTTGTTCCGGCATGCGGCGAGCGGTCGGCGCTTTGCCATCCTGGAATGGGGCGTTGGGCCGGAAGGCGCGGCCAGGCGGCGTCCGCTCGATGAAATCAGCGACCGCTCCCTGGTGTTCGGCGATGGCGGCATGTTCGAGGGCGCCGTGTCCTCGTGGCCGGGCGCATAGACGACGCGGCTAGCTATGCAGCGCCAGTGAAGCGACGTACAGCACCAGCCCCACGACGCCCCCCACCAGCGTGCCATTGATGCGGATGAACTGCAGGTCGCTGCCGACCTGCTGCTCCAGCTTTTGCGAAATCGTCTCGGCATCCCACTTGTCGATGACGCGCTGGACGACGGCGACGATCAGGCTGCGCCGTTCGACGATCGCCGTGATCGCGAAGCCGCGCAGCCAGTCGTTCAGCTTGGTGCGGATGGCGGGGTTCTCCTGCAATGCCGCGGCGAACACCTGCAGGGCGTCCTGGGCGCGTGCCAGCAGGCGCGAGTCGGGCGACGTGCCGGCCGTTTGCAGGCGCGCCCGGATATCGGTCCAGACGTTGGCCACGTATTCGCGGAACAGCGGATGGTGCAGGCCGTTGGCCAGCAGCGTGCGCAGCTTTTCCTCGTATTCCGGCGAGTGCTGCAGGTCGTCGATCAGCTCCTCGATGGCCGTGTGGAAGCGCGCGCGCCATTCGCCCTGTTCGTCCGCCATGTCGTCCAGGATGCTCTGGATGCCGTTCATCAGGCGCTCGAAGAATTTTTCGTCGACCATGCGCGGCATCCAGCTGGGGCTGTGGTCGTGCACTTTCTGGCGGATGTAGCCGCGGTTTTCCTCCAGCGCGTGCCCGACCAGCCCCAGCACCCGCTGCAGCAGGCGCACGTGCTGGCGGCCCGCCACCAGTACCGTCAGCACCTGGCCCAGGATCGGCGCCAGCCGCACGTCCTTCAGGCTGGACCCCAGCGCGCCGCGGAAGAATTCGGCGGCGTCGCGATCGTCGATCATGTTGACGATGGCTGGAATCGTGCCCACCAGGCGTTCGGCCACGGCGCGGCTGTTGGCGTCGTCCGCCAGCCAGCGCGCGCTGACGCCGGCAAAGTCGACGTCGCGCAGCTCGTCCTGCAGCACTTCATGGGTAATGAAATTGTGTTCCAGGAATTCGGCGATATTGACGCCGATGCGGTCCTTATTGCGCGGAATGATGGCCGTGTGCGGGATCGGCAGGCCCAGCGGATGGCGGAACAGCGCCGTCACGGCAAACCAGTCCGCCAGCCCGCCCACCATCGCCGCCTCGGCAAACGCGGCGACAAAGCCCAGCCACGGATAATCGACTTGCAGCAGGCGGGCGGCAACGAAGATGATGGCCATCGCGGCCAGCAGGGCCGTGGCGATGCGGCGGATGCGTTTCAGGCGCGGCAACGGATTCTTGTGCGGCACACTGGTCTCCCGGAGTTCCGATGGGTCGATTGTGCCCCAATGGCCGCGCTGGCAGTAGCGCCCGTTTCACATAGCGCGCACGTTGCCTTGACGGTGCCGCGAAGCGCGGTCTATTATTAACTGACCAACTGGTAAGTTACTGACTCTCCTGGCACTTATTTTATGCAATCCGACACCAAGCCACGCTGGGAGCGTCGCAAGGACGCCCGGCCGCAGGAACTGCTGGCCGCCGCGCTGGACCTGTTCGTCGATCGTGGCTACGCCGCCACCCGCCTGGAAGACGTGGCGCGCCGCGCCGGCGTGTCGAAAGGCACGCTGTATCTCTACTTCGAAAACAAGGAAGAGCTGTTCAAGGCCGTCGTGCGTGAAAACATCGTCGACGTCATCGGCAAGGCCGAGAGCGACATCGCCGCCGCCAGCGGCGCCAGCTGCAGCGAGCTGCTGCGCACCATGTTGCACAAGTGGTGGAGCGAAGTGGGCTCCACCCGTGCTTCCGGCCTGGCCAAGCTGATCATGGCGGAAGCGGGCAATTTCCCCGAAATCGCCGCGTTTTATAACGACGAAGTCATCGAGCGCGGCAATGGCCTGATCGCCTCCATCGTGCGGCGCGGGGTGGAGAGCGGCGAATTCGCGCCTGTCGATGCGGACGTGATGACGCGGGTGCTGACCGCCCCCGTGCTGATGCTGATGCTGTGGTCGCACAGCTTCTTCCCCTGCGACACGGGCGGCATGGACCCGGAGGCGTACATGGCCGCTTTCCTGGGCCTGGTCGAGCGCGGTATCCGCGCTCCGGCTCCGGTCGCTCCAACTTGATCGGTAGCATTTTTTGCACGTTCAGCCCCGGCAAACTGCAGGCTGTCGCAATTTTCCGCGTTCTGTCGTCGTTGTCGTTAATATGCCGTCCTGACCAGTTCAACGATAAAATGACGGATTCTTATTCCTTCACCGAGTCAACCAAGATGAATATCGAACAAGCCCGTTTCAATATGATCGAACAGCAGATCCGTCCGTGGGACGTGCTGGACACCGACGTGCTCGATCTGTTGATGGTCGTTAAGCGCGAGAATTTTGTACCGGAAGCCTATAAAAACCTGGCTTTCGTGGACACCGAGATCCCGCTGGCCGGTGGCGCTGCGATGCTGACCCCGAAACTGGAAGCGCGCATCGTGCAGGATGCGGCGGTCAAGAAACATGAAAACGTGCTGCTGGTCGGCGCCGGTACCGGCTACGTGGCCGCGCTGCTGGCGCACCGCGCGCTGCAGGTCACGGCCATCGAGATCGATCCGGCGCTGAAGGCACAGGCGGAAAAGAACCTGGCTGCGAATGGCGTGACGAACGTCCGCGTCGAGCTGGGCAATGGCGCCCAGGGCTGGACCAATGGCGCCCCTACGACGTCATCGTCTTCACGGGCGCGCTGCCGGTGCTGCCGGAAGCGGTGTTGCAGCAGGTCAAACCGGGCGGCCGCATCCTGGCCATCATCGGCGAATCGCCGGTCATGTCGGCGCACCTGATCACGCGCACCGGCGAGAACGGCTACGACACGAAAAAGCTGTTCGAGACCGACGTCAAGCCGCTGGCCGCTGCCGTCACGCCCTCGCACTTCACTTTCTAACGCATCCGGGAGAACCGCTATGCAGCATCTGACCGCCCCCGACCTGGCTGCATGGCTGGCCGACCAGGACCGTCCGCGCCCGTTCCTGCTGGACGTGCGCGAACCGTGGGAATACGAGACCTGCCATATCGAAGGCGCCAACCTGATGCCGATGCAGACCATCCCGGCCCGCATCGACGACCTGGACGAGGATGCCGAGATCGTCTGCATCTGCCACCACGGCGCGCGCAGCCTGCAGGTGGCGGCGTTCCTGGAACGGCATGGCTTCGGCAAGGTCAGCAACCTGACGGGCGGCATCCACGCGTGGGCGCTGCAGGTCGATCCCAGCCTGCCCAAATATTAAGCGGTGCAGGGGTAAGGGCAATGTCCGCCGGACGCTGGCGCGTCCGGTCGCGCAGAACCGTATCAAGCAAGTAGAAAAACCAGACTATCCAGAACTTTTGACGACTCCAACGGAGAATGCAATGCAGAGACCCCTTATCGCCGTGCTGATCGCCAGCGCCTTCATGCTCAACGCAAAGGCGGCACAGGCGGCCGATCTTATCCAAGTCTACCAGCAGGCACTTGCGAACGACGCCACCTATGCGAGCGCCCGCAATTCGCTGACGGCGGGCCAGGAGCGGATCACCCAGGGGCGCTCGCTGCTGCTGCCGCAAATCGGGCTGAGCGGCAGCCACGTCAAGAACAACGGCGAGTTCTCGCCCGTGAACGAAGGCGCCACGACGATTGTCGATGGCGCGCCGGTGGTGGTCGGCGGCCGCAACGCCGACAACAGCCAGAACACCTACCAGCTGCAGCTGACGCAGCCGCTGTTCCGCTGGGCCAACTGGCAGCAGTACCAGCAGAGCAAGCTGGCCCAGGCCCAGGCCGAGGCGCAGTTCGCCCAGGCGCAGCAGGACCTGATCGTGCGGGTGGCGCAGGCCTATTTCGACGTGCTGACGGCGCAGGACAACCTGGCCTCGATCCAGGCTCAGAAGTCGGCCACGACGGAGCAGCTGGCGTCGGCCAAGCGCAACTTCGAGGTCGGCACGCAGACCATCACGGACACGCACGAAGCCCAGGCCGCGTATGACCTCGTCGTCGCGCAGGAATTCGCCGCGATCAACGACCTGGAAGTGCGCCGCACGGCGCTGCAGCAAATCATCGGCACGACGCCGGCCTCGCTGGCGACGCTGCGCACGGGCGTGACGATCGCGCCGCCGCAGCCGGCCACCATCGAGCCGTGGATCTCGTCGGCGGAGCAGCAGAACTACGGCGTCACGGTGCAGCAACTCGCCGTGGAGATCGCCAAGCGCGAGATCGAGCGCAACCGCGCCGGCCACATGCCGACCGTGGACCTGGTGGCGTCGTCCACGCGCCAGAGCCAGACGGCCTACGGCGTCACCAAAAACAACGCCATCGGCGTGCAGTGGAGCGTGCCGATCTTCAGCGGCTTCCAGATCACCAGCAAGGTGCGCGAGACGATCGCGCTGGAGGAGAAGGCGCGTAACGACCTGGAAGCGACCAAGCGCAGCGCCGCGCAGAACGCGCGCCAGGCCTACCTGGGCGTGAACAGCGGCCTGGCGCAGGTGCGCGCGCTGGAGGCGGCCGAGGTGTCGAGCAAGTCGGCGCTGGAATCGAACAAGCTGGGTTACCAGGTCGGTGTGCGCATCAATATCGACGTGCTGAACGCCCAGCGCCAGCTGTACTCGACCCAGCGCGACCTGTCCAAGGCGCGCTACGACACCATCATGAACGGCCTGCGCCTGAAGGCGGCGGCGGGCTCGTTGAAGGAAGAGGACCTGCGGCCGGTCAATGCGCTGCTGACCAACTGAACAGACCCTTGGTGACAGGC from Pseudoduganella armeniaca includes the following:
- a CDS encoding toxin-activating lysine-acyltransferase; this encodes MTMYRLDEWAAALDPTVDAADLAAARAGFALMCLAPVAPSFRELAERSLALAAQGRSEVLFDRFGRVAAYVSFAYLDAQAERQLLRHGVTASVVTAACSGERLWILDFAAFDGGVRAVLGMLQARLFEQARYAGYFRYKHGRRIGKMVSRAELRAHCPAATVALTAAQAQAAFRNYAHGSHASLRQAILLGRCMALACAGGQFDGLTALQAKQRLWTPLSLNQYQLYHDAERVPTGLVTWALLDGAALARRIAEPLHELAPEAWNAGTVRCIGDILGSAAHARAIAADHPGLLRYDVTAFAPAGVVA
- a CDS encoding DUF445 domain-containing protein, which translates into the protein MPHKNPLPRLKRIRRIATALLAAMAIIFVAARLLQVDYPWLGFVAAFAEAAMVGGLADWFAVTALFRHPLGLPIPHTAIIPRNKDRIGVNIAEFLEHNFITHEVLQDELRDVDFAGVSARWLADDANSRAVAERLVGTIPAIVNMIDDRDAAEFFRGALGSSLKDVRLAPILGQVLTVLVAGRQHVRLLQRVLGLVGHALEENRGYIRQKVHDHSPSWMPRMVDEKFFERLMNGIQSILDDMADEQGEWRARFHTAIEELIDDLQHSPEYEEKLRTLLANGLHHPLFREYVANVWTDIRARLQTAGTSPDSRLLARAQDALQVFAAALQENPAIRTKLNDWLRGFAITAIVERRSLIVAVVQRVIDKWDAETISQKLEQQVGSDLQFIRINGTLVGGVVGLVLYVASLALHS
- a CDS encoding TetR/AcrR family transcriptional regulator encodes the protein MQSDTKPRWERRKDARPQELLAAALDLFVDRGYAATRLEDVARRAGVSKGTLYLYFENKEELFKAVVRENIVDVIGKAESDIAAASGASCSELLRTMLHKWWSEVGSTRASGLAKLIMAEAGNFPEIAAFYNDEVIERGNGLIASIVRRGVESGEFAPVDADVMTRVLTAPVLMLMLWSHSFFPCDTGGMDPEAYMAAFLGLVERGIRAPAPVAPT
- a CDS encoding rhodanese-like domain-containing protein produces the protein MQHLTAPDLAAWLADQDRPRPFLLDVREPWEYETCHIEGANLMPMQTIPARIDDLDEDAEIVCICHHGARSLQVAAFLERHGFGKVSNLTGGIHAWALQVDPSLPKY
- a CDS encoding TolC family outer membrane protein, whose product is MQRPLIAVLIASAFMLNAKAAQAADLIQVYQQALANDATYASARNSLTAGQERITQGRSLLLPQIGLSGSHVKNNGEFSPVNEGATTIVDGAPVVVGGRNADNSQNTYQLQLTQPLFRWANWQQYQQSKLAQAQAEAQFAQAQQDLIVRVAQAYFDVLTAQDNLASIQAQKSATTEQLASAKRNFEVGTQTITDTHEAQAAYDLVVAQEFAAINDLEVRRTALQQIIGTTPASLATLRTGVTIAPPQPATIEPWISSAEQQNYGVTVQQLAVEIAKREIERNRAGHMPTVDLVASSTRQSQTAYGVTKNNAIGVQWSVPIFSGFQITSKVRETIALEEKARNDLEATKRSAAQNARQAYLGVNSGLAQVRALEAAEVSSKSALESNKLGYQVGVRINIDVLNAQRQLYSTQRDLSKARYDTIMNGLRLKAAAGSLKEEDLRPVNALLTN